AGACGCTGTTTGACCAAATGTTTTGCTaaccaaatattttctttggggGAATGAGTTTACACAAGGGTCTTGAGTAAGAGCTGTGTGGTGCAACCTTGTAGATGTGGGGCTGGTAACGTGTGTTTGCTAAAAAAGTTAAAGCTAAAAAAGCTAAAAAAGAAACTTTCGTAAACTTATTGCTTACTCTTTTTTCAATTTGGTTATTACTATAAGCTGCTGACAGCTTACTGCTGTCATAAAACTGTcttcatgaaatacatttgtttgattgtttgatcCCGGTTTTGTCCGAGGACATCGCTGTTTAAAAACCACCAGTTGTTTACGGGTGACACACCAGAGCAGTGTCCTTCTTGTCCCGTTGATGTGTCTTTGATGTGTCCCTATTTTTCATCCacattataattattaaatgGACTATTTGGAGATATTTAGAGATAGTAAATGTTAATGATTTGTTATTGTTTCCCTTCTACCATCTAGTAATGTACCATCTATTTAAGTACACAGCTTTTCATTTAGCGGACTGTATACCAGTGCTGTCATTCATTGGCTGTATTGGCTACACTGCATCGCTTCTAAATGACAGATCTGTATATTTCCACCCCTAGGTACATTGCCATCGTGCACCCCACCTCTGAAAAGCGTACCATCCAGTCGACCATCATCATCAACCTCCTGGTATGGTTTGGCAGCGTGCTGCTAACCGTGCCAGTCATGATCTATGCCAGGGTGGAGAGAAAGCGCAAACTTGAGATGTGCATGATGTTTCTGGACGGGCCTGAGGACATGTACTGGTACACCCTTTACCAGTCCATCCTGGGATTCATTCTGCCCCTCATCATCATGTCCACCTTCTACTCCCTCACACTCTACCACGTCTTCAGATCCATCCGCCGTGTCAAGCGCAAACAGTCCGTCTGGGCGAAGCGGGCCACCAAGACTGTGGTAATGGTCATTGCTCTCTTCCTGGTGTGCTGGACCCCGTATCACGTGATCCAGGTGATAAACCTGAGCAACAACACGCCAACCAGCCTCTTCGTCTATGCCTACAACATTAGCATCTGCCTAAGCTATTCGCACAGCTGCATTAACCCACTCATGCTGCTGGTCTTTGCTCAGAACTACCGTGAGCGTCTCTGTCGCAACAAGGAGTTGAGGAGCTCTCAGCGCAACTCCTCCAAGACCACCGTGGTAAAGACGGACGCTTCAAGTGTGTCTCCCGACCCTAACTACCGCTGTACCGTCATCTAATGCATCTTTAGAAACTCATTGTAATGTTTCCATGATTGATGGATGGTCTTTCGCTCCCCCtttgagtttttggaacagtggcCTTTCCATTGGAATTAGATCTCATATTGTggttatttagattatttatttttttttaaatatatttgaaccATCGGGACAGTCTTGTACATTGAGGTTTTGATGAGTTTATCAAAACTGGGTGAATGTATACAATAACTGTTAGAATTAAGAAATTAGGCACAGTGGGGTGTGATATATGGCtgatataccatggctaaaagCTGTTTTTAGGCACAATGGATCACATTGTGCTTGGATGCACACCTTGGTGTGatatattgacaatataccacaaactcTAGAGATGTCTAATTGGTTTTATCAACCGGTTACCAAaacaattagaacagtaaaaactGATATGATTTAATACCCGTGGTATACGGTCTCATATACCAGGGCTGTCGGTCAATCAGCATTGGGTATTGAAAACATCATGTTTATAATGACTATTTTTTATGTGCTTTACAAAGTGAGATTATACTGAGTCGATTTTTTGTACCCTGTACATATgtataattttcttttaattttccAAGAAAATCACTTTAAAATCCAGTCCCACTATGttatgtatcaaaataaaaaattaaacttTCAAGTAGGTAACTgttatctatatctatatcaaTATTTACTGTTTGTATTGAGTCGAGATGAGAAAAGTAACATAGATATTGAAGGCTAAATAAGCAATCCAAAGGTATGAGTTTTTGTGTTTGGGTTATTTTTAGTGTATAGCGAAGAAAATAAATTAGCGAGGTATATTACTTGCAGCATGACATATTATGCCAGAATGTTCTATTcttaaacacaataaaaaaaaaacacgtttacattttcacattcacATGCAAATATGTGTTTTCTCACTGTAGTTCGTATACAACactactgaaattcaacactactgttgtttgctccttggggtttaaggccaggtgttttgtaaaagcactttgtgacatctgctgatgtaaaaagggctttataaataaatttgattgattgatacagtAGTACAGTGTTAATGTGTATGAAAGTATATGTCCTCTGTACTCAGACAAATTTAAGCTTAAGCATTATATTTAAACATTGTATTTAACTCTTACTATGATTGTGTTTGCATTGTTGTATGATCTCGCTGTATCTTTCTGCAGTCTGATTCTGCACAATTGATACACATCTGGGCATTGTGCACTTTACACATTAATATTAAATTTATATCACGGAGAAATATGTCTTCTTCATTATATTGTCCTTacttttccaaaataaatattacataaatgtgtgtgtattgtccACGTCTGAACCTGGTAAGTGTCATTGGATGGTTTATATTACAAAGATAGTTGCTGTTATAGTGGTAAAAAGCCACAGTGATCTGATTCAGAACATTAATAAATACTGTAGTACTTCAATTTTACAATGTATCACTTCAGCTCACTACACCATaaactaaaatatttgtatatttttccaAACCATAGTTGTGAGTCAAAACACCCCAGAAAGATTCAGCTTTGGTTTGAATGATTTTTCATTGGCTAGATGCTTGATTCCTGCACATTGGCAAAGCCATAAGATGTCTTTCCTGTCCGGTTAAATTGAATTATATGAGCTCTACAAGCCTTGGATATCTGTTCAAtcaaatttgtatttttcaaataaatatatttaataaagccTTTTCTACATCAATTGTCACAAAGTAACTTTCAGCAAGTTAAATTTAAGACTTTTTAATGCCACTTCAAATGCAATTTAAGACCAATTTTACAACACccatggaaaaaatatataaggaTACCAATTTGACTGATATACTCACCATTGTTAGAGCAGTAGGCCTACTGCTAACAATAACGTTACTGGCTGTACTAATTTGAGGGACTGTCGAATTTTGACCAAACAGAACTAAGGAATGCCGGGCATTTGTTGGAGGAGCTTGGTTTTCTTAACCTTCAACAGATTTCAACCACCAAGCAGAGTTGCTGTTGTCCAAAAGCCTCAGATAGAATTAGCATTTTCCTATGGTACCTGAAGGAAGTTAAAACAGACAATGTTTACTACAgtatgtagctagctaaattatCTAGCTTGGTACTAGCTATCTACCTCATGAACAACAGTGTTGGGGGAAAAGCAACCAACTGTCACGAGTTTCTTGCTGACATCTAACATTCTGACTGAAATCATGGTTCCACTGCCCATGACCAGAGCTGAAATGCATTCACAAACCACGCATTATTTTTTGCATCATCTCTTCACAATGGTAACAGCTCTTTTTAAGAGCTTTAAAAAggcgttttatttatttaaaacttaCACATTGTAATGcccaaaagagcaagcaacaacaagaaagtgcacagtggcaaggaaaaaaaactgaagaggAGACAGAATCTCAGGGGTGGCCAGTCTTCTAATTGTGCTGTCATTAGTTactgaattatttttgttgtctcCATTgggtacaaaaacaaaatgtagacaTGCATTCTTTAGCTTCCAACATTAGTTTTCCAATGGGGAGAGTACCAAAATGGAGGTGGCAATGGCTTCAACACAGCACCCCCTATAATCTTTTGTGTTGTACTGTAGCGTAGCATAGCCCCCCTCAGGGCTAAGCTATGTTTATTTCCAGAGAAGCTGTATGACATGTTGTTTTTGCGTGACCATCATACCCTCATCTCTTCTGGCAACTATGAATCAACACATTGTACCCCATCAGTCAAAAGCACATGGTTATTAGTTGTTGACAACTTAAAAGTATATATTGTAATAAAACTATCAGTCTTAGTGTAGAGTGACGGTGGTAGCCTCAAGGATACAGAAAGGGGCCAACACCTAGCGTATTGACAGTTTAAGTTCCAAGAATTCTACTACCAGTAGTTGTacgtttttatacagtacctagactagtctggtagtagttgtaggtgtCTAtgcagtaccaagaccagtctggtagtagttgtatgtttttatgcagtaccaagaccagtctggtaatAGTTGTAGGATTTTATGCAATACCAAGACCAGTCTAGTAGtagttgtatgtttttatacagtaccaagaccagtctagtagtagttgtatgtttttatacagtaccaagactaGTCTGgaagtagttgtaggtttttatgcagtaccaagaccagtctggtaatAATTGTAGGCTTTTCTGCAGTACCAATACCAATCTGGTATTAGTTGTAGGTTTTcttttgtgttagtgtgtgtgcatgccagAGGGATTGCATTTGGCAAAGGACACATTTCAATCACTTGTAGACTAATGAAGTGTATCGTGTAGTTTCAAGTAGCTTTGTAGCATGGTATTTCAACAAAACACCACCAACACTGCAATACATGTTAATACTATATTCTAATTAAGTGTAGAATGTTATTGTATCCTTCATGTTACCAACAACTTTTAAACTGGGCCATAGCTCCTACCCCAGATTGTGCCATTACAACCCATATCATCACAATCACCTATATCCTCTCAATTTGATCTAATATCTTTCTTAGACGCTCTTACAGCGAGTCCCTTTATGGCTTTGGACATACGATACTTGTTGACAAATGCTTATGCATTTGCCAGGAAATCATTTGTGCATAGTTACACCGCAGGAGTGATAGGGAAGATTTAACTCACCAGTGGCTAAGCTACAGTGCGTCAAGGTTAAcagaatttaaaaataaaatattgtgttaaTGCCAGAGTTAACACCACTgttggacaaggacaggttAAATTAGGACGCTGGCTCTTGATGTGCTTGTAGATTGATATTAACATGAGGAATGACTGCTTGGATCTTTCTGCGTTAATATTCACCTTAATAAATCAGacgtacactaccattcaaaagtttgcaagaggacaaatacaatagagtgtctagtttgagaaacagaagtCTCACAGGgcttcaactggcagcttcattaaatagtacattcacaaaaacaccagtctcaatgtcagcagtgaagaggcgactccgggatgctggccttctaggcagagttgcaaagaaaaatacttaTCTTAgacaggccaataaaaagaaaagatgaaaTGGGCCAAAGAGCACAGACACCGGACGCAGGAAGGCTGGGTTGACCGTATAGTATCACCTTCTACTCCCTCACCCTGTATGGTATAAAAAAAGTGCtaatcaagccaatccaacttgtgggaggtgcttcaggaagcatggggtgaaatctcttcagattacctcaacacattgacaactagaatgccaaaagtctgcaaggctgtaattgcttaATATGGAGGATTAATTGACCAAATAattgatttaaataatttttgaagGATAccataattatttcaattaaaaaactttttttttcttctaaccttgtcaatgaatatatttccaattcattttgctatatttttaattcaaagtcgttttatgtatgttttcatgggaaacaaggacatttaaaagtaaccccaaacatttgaGCGGTAGTGTAATTTACTGCAACACCTCAGCTTTGTGATCATTGCCTCCTACAACACTGGACCTCAGTGGTACCAGCTTGTCTACATGTCTATCTTAGGCACATTTCCACAGGATTTACTCTCGCTTACTCGCCAATATCAGCCAACCGAACGTAAATCTGCTCTCTTCTAGATCTCTCACAGGGGTCCTGACAAAAATACCAGTGACTGGAAGGAGTTGCAAAAGATTCTCAAAACGTGACTGTTTTGTCACCTCTCATTCGTTCAAAATCAAACTGCCTTGCTCTCTGATCATTGCACCAGCTAAACACTTGACCAAGCTGTGTCCATGTCACCTCATATGGTGAGCAACCTGGCATCATAttccatttgtattttattagtaAGTATAGGTATTACCTCATGGTGATGCACCGTATGCCTCTATATGTGAATATGtatcatttcattttgtgttacttctTGACTTCTTGCATAttccactgtatattgtctttTTATTGTCTTTTGTTTAGTGTTGGTTTCTCAAGTACCCCTTCAACTCAGCTGTATATAGTAACCTGTATAAAAATGAACTCTGTGTGTAGTCAACTTATATAATATTCCTGTGAATCCTGGTCCTGTTTAGGTTAGCCAATAATCCTAAAAAGAAAAGTAACTAATCTGTTTTATCCTTCATTAAATAGAAAGATAGGattattattagattttttGACACAGACTCTGGCCATCACTGTTCAGCTGGCAAAACATGTTTGCCAGAAATGTAGATCAAAAAAATTCTGGTTGTGGGAATGTTCCCTTTACACTCCACCATAACGGTTTCTATGGATGTTTTGTTTGGGTTTTTTGAACTTTTGAGGGGTTGAATGAATGTTTCTGGAATGTTCTGAAAATAGTGTGTAATATGTTCCCTAATAGTTCACTTAATGTCCCCACAACTTTTTAaatggtttttctttttgttctaaaATTCCTTGACGGcttttggatttaaaaaaagtgaattTGCAAAGATTAAtaaatcagtattttttttattctgaataaTTGTAGTTGAGCAGTTCAGTATGGATTATGCATGAACTATTACTGTGTAGATTGATCTGGACAGTGGAAAATTTTTATTAATCACTATCCTATCACTAACTCTAAAATCAACTTTGGGATGTTATTTTGTGtctttaaataaagaaaaaatttaATCTTATTTTGAAAGAATCTTAGTAAATGTCCATACATGGAAAGGCCAGGATATCTGTTCAAAATGTGGATCTAACGGACGGATCAGAGACATACTCATTAGCATGTGTAGCCATGGCTACAATGTGCCACAATCGGAATGTAAACAAGACTTGAACAAAGAAAGGACACGTTTATAAGCAGGTGTGAACAAGACTTTTGAAATAAGGTGCCATGGACACAACCCACAAACAGCTGGGTACTAATGTGATAGCTCTTTCCTGGGAGAGTCATCTCTGATCCCTGCAGGTGCGTGGATCGTTCAAATCATGGAGCTAGTGGATCATTATCAAAATATCAAAGGACTTCAAATCTGATTAGAAGAGAGAACTTTAATGTAGTTTATTGGAATGCATGTTGGAACAGAACACTGTAGACATAACCACAGCATTAGAAGTAATCCTTTTCTGTTTTGAAGGAGAATGGAATTTTAACATGCTTCAGTTTTTTTCAGACAGCAAAGAATGAGAGACTGCAAAGAGGATGGATGTGAATAAGTCAGAGGTGGGAATTGAACCTTTTGGGTCATTAAGGGCATGTGCAGACTAACCATCTGGCAATTTGGTCAGGGTAAAAGAAATGGGTTGTGCTGGGCTTCAGggcacacatttattttggtccCAGTCCACAACTAACCTTGTTCTGTTTAAGAAAAACATCATAATTGAtcattatacagtggatataaaatgtctacacacccctgttaaaacagcaggttcttgtgatgtaaaagaatgagacacggataaatcatgtcagatctttttccccttttaatgtgacctataatgtgagcaattcaattgaaaaacaaactgaaatctttgaggggatttttatttatttttaaaccaagaactggatgtccctccaaaatagatgaaaagacgagaagaaaactggtcagtgaggcttccaagaggcctacagcaacattaaaggaactgcaggaatttctggcaagtactggttgtgtgctacatgtgacaacaatctcccgtattcttcatatgaatgggctatggggtagggtggcaagactgaagccttacaaagaaaaacatccaagccccccaaaagcacgtgggaaaatgggttatggtctgatgaaaccaaggttgaactttttggccatcattccaaaaggtatatttggtgcaaaaacaacactgcacatcacccaaagaacaccatacacacagtgaagcattgtggtggcagtatcatgctttggggctgtttttcttcagctggaaccggggccttagtcagggtggagggaattatgaacagttccaaataccaggcaattttgggacaaaaccttcaggcgtccattagaaagctgaagatgaagggGAAGTTcacattccagcatgacaacgacccaaagcacacatccaaattcacaaaagcatggcttcaccagaagaagattgacGTTTTGGAGtaagagcccagacctgaatccaattcaacatttgtggggtgatctgaagagggctgtgcacaggagatgtcctcacaatctgaccgaattggagcacttttgcaatgAAAAgtgagcaaatattgccatgtcaagatgtgccatgttaATGGAATCctatccaaaaagactgagtgctgtaataaaatcaaaatgtgcttcaaaaaagtattactttaagggtgtgcacacttatgcaaccaggatattgttagtttttttatttttccccctcaaagatttcagtgtttttcaattgaattgttcatgttatgggtcacattgaaggtggaaaaagttctgacatgatttatctttgactcattcttttaattcacaagaacctggcatttaacaggggtgtgtagactttttatatccactgtatatagaataaCTAGCCCCCTTGGTGAAGCAAAACAGAAGAATATGAACAAATGTGAATACACTTACAATATCATAGAAATGTATCCGTTAAATTAGataattaagaaaataattatcTTAATGGATCGTTAATATTTGATTCACAGATATTGGCAACCCTAGGAATTCTTATACACCTTTTTCTAATGTACAGCACTTATCCTTGTTGCTCCCTCAACCTAAATACATAGTTAAGGCTAAACATTATTTACCACTACGTTGATGTCTCAGAAGTAATTTGTTGTGTTAACACTGGGCAGTTAAGAGGACGTCCTCTTGTGTTAACACTTTTAATGAAACTTCCTCTTACATGACTGGTGCTACCCTTAGATAGAAGCTATCAGCATTCTTATCTGATGGGATCCAACCGTTAACATTCCAACAAAATCAAATGTAATCTAATTTACCTATGTTAGAACTGACCCTTCTTTGGTGTCTTCATTGGATTGGCTTTATCGGGATACTCCTCTGCTGGCGAGCCGGTAGTggcacatttcaaagtacataACATCAGGTTATCACCTGGCATTTTGTAGGCAACTGAAGGTTGAAGACAAAACGTGTTGTGTAAGCAAGTGATTGGTTGTTGCTTTGCTGTGCCTGTTTGATGAGCAGTCAATCAGTCAAACAGAACATACACTTACTGGACCAGTAAGGTTAGGACAAGGCTACATTTATTAATCCACTCTAGAAActttcttcaaatgtgagaaTGTATCAATGTTGAATTAAAGAGTGGAGAATGTGGGACTTGGACCATAAAGGCCAAGCAGCAGTAAGTGCAAATATATGTCTTTAGTCCAACAACACATAATGACACACtttgtatgtaaaaaatatGAACCTCTATTCACCAACAACCCTTTAGCATTTGCAACTAAAGATGGATATCGACATACAAAAGATGTTCTGTGCATGCAGTTCCTCAGGCCAGCCAGCTTGCTCAGTAAACCTCATGAAACCTTAGATATATCATTGTGAATTGTTGAAAACAAGCCAACACAAGAATTGTGTCAGAGTCACCATTGCTTAAAAAAACTTGCATGATGTTGAGGAATACTTCTGATGTCTTTAAAGGGGAGATGAGGGGAATTCCTATACTATAATAAATACAACTGCCACTTGTGTTCAACATGAATGACAGTACATTGAGGGCTTACAACTGTGATACTGTGATGTGTTGTACAACAACCCAGTCTTTTTTTCATTCCCCATAGACCAATGTGAGCCCTGAAGGGCCTGAACTTCTTGAATTGCACACACCTGATTTCCCAGCATTGGATGTACACCAGAAGTATTTCAGCCCTCCAGGGCAGCAGTGGCCCCTGTCCTAGTAaatcatatgttgtcttttaacCTTCCTTTTAGATGAGGTCGtaaaacaataatatatttCGTGTTGATATTTGCATGTGGACCCTGTGGGTGTTGAAACGTCATATACTTCAATGGGATGCGATGTCTCACAGTGTTATGGCGCCATCTTTAGGGCCAGTATGTTAATATCTTAACACAGACAAACTGCATAAATCCTAGAATATAAatctgtaaataatttaaataatgttgaCATACTTAGATTAACCTAGTTCCAACTAGCGAAAGAGTTTTGTGCACGTAATTATCATTTTTTAATAAGTTACAATAATAGCATAATATTCTAAGCTTTCTAACGTTAGCTAAGCCTGCAGCTAATACGAAAGGGATAGTGTTAGCACATTGCTGCAATGCTTACTGTATTGTAATGCATTACTAGTCTGCACACAGCTGATCAAAAGTTGAAGAACGGATATGTTTGACTACTGATCTACATAATTTTTCTTAATAATAATTGCTCTAAAGTAATCTCTTAATTTATTGGCAACATGTATACAATGTTATGCTAAACTAAATAAGTTATgaaagcaagctagctaactagtttTTTTAGTAGAATTATTAACTACAGCTCGCTAGCTAAGGAGGGATTGTTGGCTGAATTAAAGGAGCATATTTCCGGGATTGAGATACTGTTTACGATCAAGTAATTCAATCTTTTCAACATCCCTTTGTTATCAGGAGCAGTTGAGTGAGCGATCATGGCATGACTTTACATTTTTCAGTGACCTGTAGGTCAGCTAGGGTGCTTCGTTGTTACAATGGCGGACACAACAAAATAAGAACAAATCGAATGAAATCGTGATGTaggtgttccccaagcagaCTCTCTGCTTTCCGCTCTTCACTCATCCTTCCTCTACTGTGACGACTCATTAATTACAAGGGGTCACCTTATAGTGGATGTTtgtaacacagacaaacacatctCTGGTAGCCATActtttgtatacttttttaatACATAAATGAGGTTCTTTCTCAGGGAATGTATGTAGAACCACCATAAAAATATTTCCTATAGAAATTATATTTCAGGAACTAtctggggagcagaaaataagaGTCCCAAGAACACCAATTTCAACCTGTGATtgtaaagtggggagaacaagtatttgatacactgccgatcttgcaggttttccaacttaaaaagcatgtagagatctatCATAGATACTGTTGAACTGGGAGTgacagaatataaaacaaaaatccagaaaatcacattgtatgattgttaagtaattcatttgcattttattgcatgacataagtatttgatacataagaaaagcagaacttaatatttggtacaggaaccattgtttgcaattgcagagatcatacgtttcctgtagttctggaccaggtttgcgcacactgcagcagggattttggcccactcctccatacagaccttctccagatccttcaagttgcggggctgtcgctgggcaatacaggctttcagctccctccaaagattttctattgggttcaggtctggagactggctaggccactccaggacctttagattcttcttacggagccactccttagttgccctggctgtgtgtttcgggttgttgtcatgctggaagactcagccactacccatcttcaatgctcttactgagggaaggaggtcgttggccaagatctcacgatacatgaccccatccatcctcccctcaatacggtgcagttgtcctctcccctttacagaaaagcatccccaaagaattatgtttccacctccatgcctcacggttgggatggggttcttggggttgtactcatccttcttcttcctccaaacacggcgagtggagtttacaccaacaagctctatttttgtctcatcagaccacatgaccttctcccattcctcctctggatcatccagatggtcattggcaaacttcagacaggcctggacatgcgc
The window above is part of the Esox lucius isolate fEsoLuc1 chromosome 4, fEsoLuc1.pri, whole genome shotgun sequence genome. Proteins encoded here:
- the LOC105027817 gene encoding melanin-concentrating hormone receptor 2, which encodes MNSSDILCNHDDTGDFTNSNSSCGNRTSSPYSFIDLATFMHIFPSIYGILCTIGVIANSLVIYALSTCKKKMVSDIYVLNLAIADMLFLLVMPFNIHQLVRDRQWVFGNFMCKAVVVVDVSNQFTTVGIVTVLCIDRYIAIVHPTSEKRTIQSTIIINLLVWFGSVLLTVPVMIYARVERKRKLEMCMMFLDGPEDMYWYTLYQSILGFILPLIIMSTFYSLTLYHVFRSIRRVKRKQSVWAKRATKTVVMVIALFLVCWTPYHVIQVINLSNNTPTSLFVYAYNISICLSYSHSCINPLMLLVFAQNYRERLCRNKELRSSQRNSSKTTVVKTDASSVSPDPNYRCTVI